A window of Amphiprion ocellaris isolate individual 3 ecotype Okinawa chromosome 12, ASM2253959v1, whole genome shotgun sequence contains these coding sequences:
- the LOC111569673 gene encoding solute carrier family 23 member 2-like — protein MVMAAERGSGEVDNLAFEMDEQVKGEASKTFGSSCVAAEDNRNKPTYCVTDVPPWYFCIFLALQHYLTAFGGIISIPLILSEGLCLQHDSLTQSRLINTIFFVSGLCTILQVTFGVRLPILQGGTFSLLTPAMALLSVPELKCPAWTQNSTLVNTSSPVFIEVWQTRITTLQGSIMVASVLQVLVGFSGLIGFLMRFIGPLTIAPTVSLVGLSLYDSAGEKAGSHWAISVLTMTLIILFSQYLRRVPIPVPAYSKTKKLHTSKFYPFQTVPILLGIAIPWLFCYLLTIYDVLPSDSAQYGYLARTDVKGNALIEASWFIFPYPGQWGIPTVSLAGVFGIMAGIICSMIESVGDYHTCARLSGAPRPPKHAINRGIGVEGIGSLLAGAFGTGNGTTSFCENIAALDITKVGSRTVILLTGFFMILMGMLGKIGAIFTTIPTPVLGGMFLIMFGVISAAGISNLQYTDMNSSRNVFIFGFSMFSALVIPNWITKYPSYLQTGVKEVDQVLTTLLTTNMFVGGFLGFFLDNTIPGTKLERGLLGLEKLQLEDSGSNLGTEEVYNLPFGITSYLRSQSWVRYIPFCPREDHKSQSEDNIMPQSQKSEDSSPVVTKQTAV, from the exons ATGGTCATGGCTGCAGAGAGGGGAAGCGGTGAGGTTGACAATCTTGCATTTGAG ATGGACGAGCAAGTCAAAGGAGAAGCGAGTAAGACTTTTGGGAGCAGTTGTGTAGCAGCAGAGGACAACAGAAATAAACCAACCTATTGCGTAACTGATGTCCCCCCGTGGTACTTTTGTATTTTCCTGGCCCTTCAG CATTACCTGACAGCGTTTGGTGGAATCATCTCCATTCCTCTTATTCTTTCTGAGGGGTTGTGTCTGCAGCATGATAGCCTGACTCAGAGTCGCCTCATTAACACCATTTTCTTCGTCTCCGGCCTGTGCACCATCCTGCAGGTCACCTTCGGTGTCCG GCTTCCCATCTTACAGGGAGGTACGTTTTCCTTGCTGACCCCTGCCATGGCCCTGCTGTCCGTGCCAGAACTCAAGTGCCCAGCTTGGACCCAGAACTCCACTCTGGTCAATACCTCATCTCCTGTCTTCATAGAAGTGTGGCAGACCCGCATAACAACA CTGCAGGGCTCGATCATGGTGGCCTCCGTCCTGCAGGTCCTGGTTGGTTTCTCTGGCCTCATCGGCTTCCTCATGCGCTTCATTGGCCCCTTAACTATTGCCCCCACAGTCTCTCTCGTAGGCCTGTCACTGTACGACTCTGCCGGAGAGAAGGCTGGCAGCCACTGGGCCATCTCTGTTTT GACCATGACACTGATCATCCTGTTCTCTCAGTACCTTCGTCGTGTACCAATCCCTGTTCCTGCATACAGCAAAACCAAGAAACTACACACTTCAAAGTTCTACCCATTCCAGACAGTGCCT ATCCTGCTTGGCATTGCAATCCCATGGTTATTCTGCTACCTCCTCACCATCTATGATGTCCTGCCATCTGATTCAGCCCAATACGGCTACCTGGCCCGTACCGATGTGAAGGGAAATGCCCTGATCGAGGCTTCTTGGTTCATATTTCCCTATCCTG GTCAGTGGGGGATACCGACTGTAAGCCTGGCAGGTGTGTTTGGCATTATGGCTGGGATAATATGCTCCATGATCGAGTCTGTGGGCGACTACCACACATGTGCCCGGCTGTCGGGGGCGCCTCGTCCACCCAAGCACGCCATCAACCGGGGCATCGGTGTGGAAGGGATCGGATCTTTGCTGGCGGGTGCCTTCGGAACAGGAAATGGGACTACTTCTTTTTGCGAGAATATAGCAGCACTTGATATCACCAAA GTGGGTAGCCGGACGGTGATTCTCCTAACTggatttttcatgattttgatGGGGATGCTGGGCAAAATTGGCGCCATCTTCACAACCATCCCCACTCCTGTGCTCGGAGGGATGTTCCTAATCATGTTTGGAGTCATATCTGCTGCTGGAATTTCTAATCTGCAG TACACGGACATGAATTCGTCTAGGAATGTCTTCATTTTCGGTTTCTCCATGTTTTCTGCACTTGTCATTCCAAACTGGATCACGAAGTATCCCAGTTATCTCCAAACAG GAGTCAAAGAAGTGGACCAGGTGTTGACCACATTGTTGACCACCAATATGTTTGTAGGAGGGTTTTTGGGCTTCTTCCTAGATAATACAATTCCCG GGACTAAACTTGAACGTGGCCTCTTAGGCTTGGAGAAACTACAACTTGAAGACTCGGGCAGCAACTTGGGAACTGAGGAGGTGTATAACCTGCCCTTTGGTATAACTTCCTACCTTCGATCTCAGTCTTGGGTTCGTTACATTCCTTTCTGCCCACGGGAAGATCATAAAAGTCAGTCTGAGGACAATATCATGCCACAGAGTCAGAAGAGTGAGGATAGCTCCCCAGTCGTCACCAAACAAACTGCAGTATAA